The genomic stretch AGAAAGAAATCCCCGTAGGGACCATTAATGGTTACCTGGTCCCCTTCTTTCAGATACTTATGTACATAGGTAGTACAAATTCCATTAGGAACCAGCCGTATTTCCAGTTCAATCTCCCCGGTACTTGAAGGCGGGGAAGACATGGAATAGGCCCGGTAGACAGGTTCATCGGTAAGCTCGTACTCCGGTACTTTGAACTGGATAAACTGTCCGGCAACCATGTTAATGGTCGAAGGTTCTTCCAGCGTGAGGGTTACCTCCTTAATATCGTGGGTCAGGTCCCGGATACGCTTAACCGTGGTGTCGTATTCCTTGACGTTAAAGAGCTCTTCCGGAATCCGGATGCGCATGTCCTGTTTTACCTTAAGCTGACAAGAAAGCCGGACGTTCTTTTCCCGCTCCTCTTCGCTTATCCAGGGAAGCTCCGTGGGAAGATACTGCCCGGCGCCCTCCTCTATAACGACCTTGCACAGACCGCAGGACCCCCGGCCGCCGCAGGCGGAAGGAATAAATACCTCCTGCTCCATCAGGGTACCCAGGAGGGGCTTTCCGCCGCGGACGGTATATTCGTGATCATCGTTAATGGTAAGCTTTACCTCGCCGTAATTGGCGATGGTCGCATCGGCGATTACCATCAGCAGGGCAAGAAACCCGGAAATAGCGGAAACAGCTCCAATACTGATTAAGAATGCAGACATGGGAAACATGGGGCCCCCTTTAATTGATGTTGATCATGCCGGTAAAACCCATAAAGGCCAGGGCCATCATGCCGGTGATAATCAATGTGATTCCGGCACCCTCCAGTCCACGGGGGACCTTCGCCTTGGCCAGCTTCTGCCGGATTCCTGCCATAGCCATTATTGCAAGCCACCAGCCGAGCCCCGACCCGAGACCATAGAAAAAACTGGAAAGCATGGTATACTCCCGGATCACCATAAAAAGGCTCACACCCAGAATAGCACAGTTGACGGTGATCAGGGGGAGGAAGATTCCCAGCGAGGCATAGAGGGGTTCGGAAACCCGCTCGATTATCATCTCCACAAGCTGAACAAAGGCTGCGATCACAATAATGAATACGATAAACCGCAGATAGGTAAGTCCCAGGGGATCTAGAATAAAGTGGTACACCAGATAATTCAACAGACTGGTAGTTGCCATAACAAAGGTCACCGCCGTTCCCAGTCCCAGGGAGGTCTTGATTTCCCGGGAAACACTTAAGAAAGAGCACATCCCCAAATAATTGGTAAGAAGTATATTATTGGTAAAAATGGCGCCGAAAAATATTGCCATTGCCAGTCCCCAGTCCATCATGCTTTGGCCTCCTCTTTTTCTTTCAGGAATACGCCCTTAACAACCCAGATAAAAATCGCAAGCATGAAAAAGGCCCCCGGAGGCATTACCATGATAGCCCAGTTTATCCACCAGTCCCCCATGACCTGGAAACCGAATATTGTACCGGAACCCATAAGCTCCCGGAAAAAAGCGATTACAAGCAGGACATAGGAGTAACCAATGCCTGATGCCAGCCCGTCTATCAGGGAAATCCCCGGTGGATTGTTCAGGGCAAAAGCTTCGGCACGTCCCATAATAATACAGTTGGTAATTATCAGCCCAACATAGGGCCCGAGCTGACGGGAAATATCCGGCAGATAGGCCTTCAGTACGATATCTACGATAATTACATACGAAGCGATTATGAGGGTCTCCGCCATCATCCGTACACGGCTGGGTATCATCTTCCGCAGCAGGGAGACGGTAAATCCCGACAGGGTCGTAGTAAAAAGTACCCCAAGACTCATGACCACGGTGTTTCTAAAATTATTGGTAACCGCAAGGGTTGAGCAGATCCCCAGGATCTGGGCGAATACGGGATTATCGGCGCCTATGGCACCGACAAATACTTTCTTGGCCTGACCTCTGGCCATCAGCGCACCTCCTTAAGCAGTTGAGCCGCCCGGCCTGGGCTATCGTTAATCATGTCCCGGACATAGTTTGATGTGTAGGTTGCCCCGGTTATGGCGTTAACTTCATCGGGACCGGTATCTTCCTTGTCTTCCCGGACCAGAGAAAAAGGCGGGGTTTTGTCCCTGAACTGAATCTTGAACCACTCCTCTTCTATACGGGCACCGAGTCCGGGGGTTTCGTTCTGTTTTATAAAGTCTATCCCCGTCATGGTCTTCAGGTCTTCGTCAAAGCCGATGAGGGCCTCGATTTCTCCCCACAGACCGGGGCCGGTGACACGAAAAGCATAGCTTTCCCCCCCCTCGACCTCGAAAACACCGGGCTTACCGTCAACCATATACTCCTTCACATGCTCGCTATAAACCCGGTTTATCTCACTGTTAGTCTCCGGAATCGAAATCCCCGCACTAAAGAGGACCGCCTTTTTAAGGTAGATGGTCTCGTTCTCCTCCACCAGGGAGGCGGTCTGCAGATAGATCCCCGAGATGGCCGAGATGAACACAACAGTTATCAGCACCATGAACAGAATCGGATAAACTCTTTCCTTGAAAAAAGATACCTCCTGCATTATACCGCTCCTTCAGCTTTCGCTTTAAGCCGCTTCCGATTCTCTACAATTGTATAGTTAAGAAGCGGGGCAAACATATTCGCCAGCAAGATTGCAAAGGTAATCCCTTCCGGCCATATGGAGAAGGTCCGTATCAGGACCGTCAGAATTCCGATAAAGGCGCCGTAGATCCAGCGCCCCAGGTTGGTCGTCTGAGCAGAGGAAACGGGGTCCGTAGCCATGTACATCATACCAAAGAGAATGCTTCCTGCAAAAAGAGCGTAGTGAGGTGCGATCGTCCCCTGAACACCGGAAAAGAACAGGATACTCTGCATTCCAATAAACCCGAGAAGCCCCGGCACTACAATATGCCAGGAAGCTGTCTTCTGTATCATAAGAATAAGACCGGTTATAATAATCAATACAGCGGATGTTTCCCCCAGAGAACCGGCGGTGGAACCGACCAGGAGGTCCATGAAGGGAACTGCTTTTCCCGCTGCAAGATCGACCAGCGGCGTGGCTTGAGAAACAGTATCAACCGCAGGCTGCCAGGCAACAAAGCCTCCCAGAACCCCTCCGACGGGCTGAACAAAACGCGAAGAGAGGTGATAGCCGAAACTCGCGTAGATAAATGCCCGTCCGGAAATCGCAGGATTAAACACATTGCGGCCAAAACCGCCGAAAACCATTTTTCCGAAAACAACCCCGAAGGCTATGCCTACCGCGGCAATCCAGAATGGAATCGTAGGAGGAAGGGAGAGAGCGAAGAGAAAATTGGTTACGAAAACCGCAGATGAAACCTTCTGTTTGCCCCCCCGAACAAAGAGATACTCCGCAAGAAAACCAACGACATTCACCACCGCTAAAACCGCGAGAGAGCGCCAGCCGTAAAAATAGACTGAAGCGATCACCAGGGGTATCAGAGCATAAACAACCTTGAGCATGATTGGCTGCTTCTGGATAACGCTATTTATTTTTGCCATTTTCATTCCTTTACTATATATAACTCCAGAGAAAAGTCAATTTAAAGCCTTTTTACTGTTTCAATATAGAGATTCCGCAAGTTTAACGTCAAAGAAAAAAGAGAATTTCCCACCGGTAATTATTATTAGTACCTTAACGATGAACGGTGTTTGCCGGTACGACCAATTTATACTATTTTTATCAGGTTACTTATCGACCGGTTCTACATTGATCAGAAAACAGGAGTGAAAAATGACGAAATCAGCTTTCATGCAGGAACTCGAAAACATGCTGGATATCGCAAAGACAGCGATTCTCGCCACTGTCAGCGGGGATGG from Marispirochaeta sp. encodes the following:
- a CDS encoding NADH:ubiquinone reductase (Na(+)-transporting) subunit D: MARGQAKKVFVGAIGADNPVFAQILGICSTLAVTNNFRNTVVMSLGVLFTTTLSGFTVSLLRKMIPSRVRMMAETLIIASYVIIVDIVLKAYLPDISRQLGPYVGLIITNCIIMGRAEAFALNNPPGISLIDGLASGIGYSYVLLVIAFFRELMGSGTIFGFQVMGDWWINWAIMVMPPGAFFMLAIFIWVVKGVFLKEKEEAKA
- a CDS encoding RnfABCDGE type electron transport complex subunit D; translation: MAKINSVIQKQPIMLKVVYALIPLVIASVYFYGWRSLAVLAVVNVVGFLAEYLFVRGGKQKVSSAVFVTNFLFALSLPPTIPFWIAAVGIAFGVVFGKMVFGGFGRNVFNPAISGRAFIYASFGYHLSSRFVQPVGGVLGGFVAWQPAVDTVSQATPLVDLAAGKAVPFMDLLVGSTAGSLGETSAVLIIITGLILMIQKTASWHIVVPGLLGFIGMQSILFFSGVQGTIAPHYALFAGSILFGMMYMATDPVSSAQTTNLGRWIYGAFIGILTVLIRTFSIWPEGITFAILLANMFAPLLNYTIVENRKRLKAKAEGAV
- a CDS encoding FMN-binding protein; the protein is MQEVSFFKERVYPILFMVLITVVFISAISGIYLQTASLVEENETIYLKKAVLFSAGISIPETNSEINRVYSEHVKEYMVDGKPGVFEVEGGESYAFRVTGPGLWGEIEALIGFDEDLKTMTGIDFIKQNETPGLGARIEEEWFKIQFRDKTPPFSLVREDKEDTGPDEVNAITGATYTSNYVRDMINDSPGRAAQLLKEVR
- a CDS encoding 2Fe-2S iron-sulfur cluster binding domain-containing protein; translation: MSAFLISIGAVSAISGFLALLMVIADATIANYGEVKLTINDDHEYTVRGGKPLLGTLMEQEVFIPSACGGRGSCGLCKVVIEEGAGQYLPTELPWISEEEREKNVRLSCQLKVKQDMRIRIPEELFNVKEYDTTVKRIRDLTHDIKEVTLTLEEPSTINMVAGQFIQFKVPEYELTDEPVYRAYSMSSPPSSTGEIELEIRLVPNGICTTYVHKYLKEGDQVTINGPYGDFFLRDTERDVVCIAGGSGMAPIKAILLDMLDKGINRRVRYFFGARTKKDLFLIDEMRELEKKLPNFTFIPALSEPETEDNWDGEVGLITDVLDRHMESGDNVEGYLCGSPGMIDACVNVLTKNGVPDERIYFDKFG
- a CDS encoding Rnf-Nqr domain containing protein, which gives rise to MMDWGLAMAIFFGAIFTNNILLTNYLGMCSFLSVSREIKTSLGLGTAVTFVMATTSLLNYLVYHFILDPLGLTYLRFIVFIIVIAAFVQLVEMIIERVSEPLYASLGIFLPLITVNCAILGVSLFMVIREYTMLSSFFYGLGSGLGWWLAIMAMAGIRQKLAKAKVPRGLEGAGITLIITGMMALAFMGFTGMININ